In Phaeobacter piscinae, one genomic interval encodes:
- a CDS encoding iron-containing alcohol dehydrogenase, which translates to MTLVGNWSYPTAIKFGAGRIKELAEACAAAGMKKPLLVTDKGLADLPVTQSTLDILEAAGLGRAMFSEVDPNPNEKNLEAGVAAYKAGDHDGVIAFGGGSGLDLGKMVAFMCGQTRPVWDFEDIGDWWTRADANAIAPIIAVPTTAGTGSEVGRASVITDSVTHQKKIIFHPKVLPTVVICDPELTVGMPKFITAGTGLDAFAHCVEAFSSPHYHPMSQGIALEGMRLVKDYLPRAYADGTDIEARAHMMSAAAMGATAFQKGLGAIHAMSHPIGALFNTHHGTTNAVCMPAVLAFNAPEIADRFETAAAYLGIDGGFDGVCAYVQELNDSLGIPRGLSELGVTEAAIPDLVKGALIDPSCGGNPVVLDEANLTQLFKDAM; encoded by the coding sequence ATGACTCTTGTTGGAAACTGGTCTTATCCGACCGCAATCAAGTTTGGCGCTGGCCGGATCAAGGAGCTGGCCGAGGCCTGCGCCGCAGCGGGCATGAAAAAGCCGCTGCTGGTCACCGACAAAGGCCTGGCCGATCTGCCGGTCACCCAATCCACGCTCGATATCCTGGAGGCCGCGGGCCTCGGTCGGGCGATGTTCTCAGAGGTTGATCCCAACCCGAACGAGAAGAACCTTGAGGCCGGTGTGGCCGCCTATAAGGCAGGCGATCATGACGGGGTGATCGCCTTTGGCGGCGGCTCCGGTCTTGATCTGGGCAAGATGGTCGCCTTCATGTGCGGCCAGACCCGGCCGGTGTGGGATTTTGAAGATATCGGCGACTGGTGGACCCGTGCTGACGCCAATGCCATCGCGCCGATCATCGCGGTGCCGACCACAGCGGGCACCGGTTCCGAGGTTGGCCGCGCCTCTGTGATCACCGACAGTGTGACCCATCAGAAAAAGATCATCTTCCACCCCAAGGTGCTGCCAACCGTGGTGATCTGCGACCCTGAACTGACCGTCGGCATGCCCAAGTTCATCACCGCAGGCACCGGTCTGGACGCCTTCGCGCATTGTGTCGAGGCGTTCTCCTCCCCCCATTATCACCCGATGTCCCAGGGTATCGCGCTGGAAGGCATGCGCCTGGTCAAGGACTATCTGCCACGCGCCTATGCGGATGGCACCGACATTGAGGCCCGTGCCCATATGATGTCCGCCGCCGCGATGGGCGCCACCGCCTTCCAGAAAGGGTTGGGTGCGATCCACGCCATGAGCCATCCGATCGGCGCGCTCTTCAACACTCACCACGGCACCACCAATGCCGTCTGCATGCCCGCGGTGCTGGCCTTCAATGCACCTGAGATCGCCGACCGATTCGAGACTGCAGCAGCCTATTTGGGCATCGACGGCGGCTTTGATGGCGTCTGCGCCTATGTGCAGGAGCTGAACGACAGTCTCGGCATTCCACGTGGTCTCTCAGAGTTGGGCGTCACGGAGGCGGCCATCCCCGACCTGGTGAAGGGTGCGCTGATTGATCCCTCCTGCGGCGGCAACCCTGTCGTTCTTGACGAGGCCAATCTCACCCAGCTGTTCAAGGATGCCATGTGA
- the tmpB gene encoding (R)-1-hydroxy-2-trimethylaminoethylphosphonate oxygenase, with protein sequence MTSSQPLPAAAHVPPATLDRETIVAFLGSIFDRRGGEEYLGEPVTMGEHMLQGATIAEQNGQPEEIIVGALLHDIGHFTSEFGTYHPDDTEDRHHEDAGAEVLERFFPSVITDCCRYHVAAKRYLCATKPEYFKRLSPASVHTLELQGGPMNPEEVAAFEANPNLKEIIAVRYLDEAGKRAGMETPDFWHFAPMVQRMVDRHCGVSD encoded by the coding sequence ATGACCAGCAGCCAGCCACTGCCAGCAGCCGCGCACGTGCCACCAGCGACGTTGGACCGGGAAACAATTGTCGCCTTCCTCGGCTCCATCTTCGACCGGCGCGGCGGGGAGGAATATCTGGGCGAGCCGGTGACCATGGGCGAACATATGCTACAGGGCGCCACCATCGCCGAGCAGAATGGTCAGCCTGAGGAGATCATCGTCGGCGCGCTGTTGCATGACATCGGGCATTTCACCTCGGAGTTTGGCACCTATCATCCCGATGATACCGAGGATCGCCATCATGAGGACGCGGGCGCGGAGGTATTGGAGCGGTTCTTTCCCAGTGTGATCACGGATTGCTGCCGCTACCACGTTGCGGCCAAACGGTATCTCTGCGCAACGAAGCCCGAGTATTTCAAACGGCTGTCCCCGGCGTCCGTCCATACGCTGGAGCTGCAGGGCGGGCCGATGAACCCTGAAGAGGTTGCAGCGTTTGAGGCCAATCCAAACCTGAAAGAGATTATCGCGGTGCGCTATCTCGATGAGGCAGGCAAACGGGCAGGCATGGAAACCCCTGATTTCTGGCATTTCGCGCCAATGGTGCAGCGGATGGTGGACCGTCACTGCGGTGTATCTGACTAA
- the tmpA gene encoding 2-trimethylaminoethylphosphonate dioxygenase, which produces MPTVTIAPAGDYLTLSLGTSEPRFHAIWLRDNASDPETRAEANGQRLIALRDIPADTTIAEATLEGGSLEVQFAPENKNVAYDLSWLEAHAYDRAACDDAGWLADGVETWDAGLMDGVPTGDFAALEAGGAALGDWLGAVTRYGFGKVVNGPIEEGALFRVVDLFGHVRETNYGRHFEVRTEVNPTNLAFTGLGLQAHTDNPYRDPVPTIQVLYCLESSAAGGENMVVDGFAAALRLKAENEAYFNVLAEHCARFEYAGEAGVCLTSRRPMIELAPDGELIGVRFNNRSLAAVQDVPFEKMALYYAAYRRLGEIIDDTAMEVTFRLNPGEAFVVDNTRVLHARKGYSGEGTRWLQGCYADKDGLRSAHEARRRQALAEAAE; this is translated from the coding sequence ATGCCGACAGTCACGATTGCCCCGGCGGGCGACTACCTTACCCTATCTCTTGGAACGTCTGAGCCGCGCTTTCACGCGATCTGGTTGCGCGACAATGCCAGCGATCCGGAGACCCGCGCCGAAGCCAACGGCCAGCGCCTGATTGCGTTGCGGGATATCCCGGCAGACACCACGATTGCGGAGGCCACGCTGGAGGGTGGCAGCCTCGAGGTACAGTTTGCGCCCGAAAACAAGAACGTGGCCTATGATCTTTCGTGGCTGGAGGCCCACGCATACGACCGCGCCGCCTGTGATGATGCTGGGTGGCTTGCCGACGGGGTTGAGACCTGGGACGCAGGGTTGATGGACGGCGTGCCCACTGGCGACTTTGCGGCGCTGGAAGCCGGCGGTGCAGCGCTGGGCGACTGGCTGGGCGCTGTGACGCGCTATGGCTTTGGCAAGGTCGTCAACGGGCCGATCGAAGAAGGCGCGTTGTTCCGCGTGGTCGACCTCTTCGGGCACGTCCGTGAGACCAACTACGGACGTCATTTTGAGGTGCGCACCGAAGTGAACCCGACCAACCTGGCCTTCACCGGTCTGGGCTTGCAGGCGCATACCGACAATCCATATCGCGATCCGGTGCCGACCATTCAGGTGCTCTACTGCCTCGAAAGCTCGGCTGCCGGGGGTGAAAATATGGTCGTGGACGGTTTTGCCGCCGCGCTGCGCCTCAAGGCAGAGAATGAGGCCTATTTCAATGTGCTGGCAGAACACTGTGCGCGATTTGAATACGCGGGCGAGGCCGGGGTCTGCCTGACCTCTCGTCGCCCAATGATCGAGCTGGCCCCCGATGGGGAGTTGATCGGGGTGCGTTTCAACAATCGATCACTGGCCGCGGTGCAGGATGTCCCGTTCGAGAAGATGGCGCTCTATTATGCGGCCTATCGCCGATTGGGCGAGATCATCGACGATACGGCGATGGAGGTCACGTTCCGTCTTAATCCCGGCGAGGCCTTTGTGGTCGACAACACCCGCGTCTTGCACGCGCGCAAGGGTTACTCGGGTGAGGGGACGCGGTGGTTGCAGGGCTGTTATGCTGACAAGGACGGGCTGCGGTCGGCTCATGAGGCGCGCCGACGTCAGGCGCTGGCGGAGGCGGCCGAATGA
- a CDS encoding LysR family transcriptional regulator — translation MQQQRPTLPPLEWIRAFEAAARCGSFTAAAAETGITQSAISQRIAQLEKRLGTALFHRHPRAITLTVEGEAWLPHIQSALDTMRDSSEALFGTGRRQLTISASQSVIDLWLTPRLAALSDIAGGQLAIRTMVLGAHDAVEDEVVRIRYGVGDWPHPYKLPLYSEGIAPMVSPELIGRRDGHWSEWPRIACSGPRPGWPDWVACHGGGSTPVPHLRFDTFLSALGAARAGTGVLLGSLPLCHQDLAAGRLVRMGQDQLDHHATYWMIAGQDAVSRTQWTELARIMT, via the coding sequence ATGCAACAGCAGCGCCCCACCCTGCCACCCCTGGAATGGATCCGCGCCTTTGAGGCGGCGGCACGCTGCGGCAGCTTTACCGCGGCGGCTGCGGAAACGGGGATCACTCAATCTGCCATTTCACAGCGGATCGCCCAGCTGGAGAAACGGCTGGGCACCGCGCTGTTTCACCGCCACCCCCGCGCCATCACACTGACCGTGGAGGGCGAAGCCTGGTTACCACACATCCAATCGGCCTTGGATACGATGCGCGACAGCTCCGAAGCGCTGTTTGGCACCGGACGACGACAGCTGACGATTTCCGCAAGCCAATCGGTCATTGATTTGTGGCTCACCCCGCGGCTGGCCGCCCTGAGCGACATCGCAGGCGGTCAGTTGGCGATACGGACCATGGTCCTGGGCGCCCATGATGCGGTAGAGGACGAGGTGGTCCGCATCCGCTACGGCGTTGGCGACTGGCCGCATCCCTACAAGCTACCGCTCTATTCCGAAGGGATCGCCCCCATGGTTTCCCCGGAGTTGATTGGCCGCAGAGACGGCCACTGGAGCGAGTGGCCGCGGATCGCCTGCTCTGGACCCCGGCCGGGGTGGCCGGATTGGGTGGCCTGCCATGGCGGTGGATCAACGCCGGTCCCACACCTGCGCTTTGATACGTTTCTGTCCGCTCTGGGGGCGGCCCGTGCCGGCACTGGCGTGCTGCTGGGATCTCTGCCGCTCTGCCATCAGGATCTGGCAGCCGGGCGGCTGGTGCGGATGGGTCAGGACCAGCTTGACCATCACGCCACCTATTGGATGATCGCTGGGCAAGATGCGGTCAGCCGCACCCAATGGACCGAGTTGGCCCGCATCATGACTTGA
- a CDS encoding amidohydrolase family protein has translation MIDAHHHLWDLTAVHYPWLAAKGVSRFFGDPSPIQRDYLLPEFRAEAAALGVTGSVHIQVGAEDPLAEAQWVQTIIDANRDWPMVQVVHCDLTAPDLAQQLDVFQALPSVRGVRQIVGRAPGEDAQTGTNALLDDPRFLEGLMLVGDRGLSFDLQLIPELMGKTAGVLAQAPRTNVALCHAGSPHDRSPEGLTAWRQQLKQLSQLPHVWCKLSGLGMFQHRWTVEDFRPIIETCLDQFGADRCMFGSNFPVDSLYSDYETLFRAHESLVPDSLRSQVIGETAARFYRF, from the coding sequence ATGATTGACGCGCATCATCATCTTTGGGATCTGACAGCGGTGCACTACCCTTGGCTGGCTGCTAAGGGGGTGTCGCGGTTCTTTGGTGATCCAAGTCCGATCCAGCGCGACTATCTGTTGCCGGAATTTCGCGCAGAGGCCGCTGCCTTGGGGGTCACCGGATCTGTTCACATTCAGGTCGGCGCCGAAGATCCGCTGGCGGAGGCGCAGTGGGTGCAGACCATCATTGATGCGAACCGGGATTGGCCGATGGTGCAGGTGGTTCATTGCGATCTGACAGCGCCGGATCTGGCGCAGCAACTCGACGTCTTCCAAGCGTTGCCGTCGGTCCGGGGCGTGCGCCAGATCGTCGGTCGCGCCCCAGGCGAGGATGCGCAGACCGGCACCAATGCGCTTTTGGATGATCCGCGTTTTCTGGAGGGGCTTATGCTCGTTGGAGACCGCGGGCTGTCCTTTGATCTGCAGCTTATCCCTGAGCTGATGGGGAAGACCGCGGGCGTTCTGGCACAGGCTCCTAGAACAAATGTAGCCCTGTGCCATGCGGGCAGCCCCCATGACCGAAGCCCCGAGGGATTAACCGCGTGGAGACAGCAGCTCAAGCAGCTTTCGCAGCTCCCACATGTGTGGTGTAAACTCTCAGGTCTGGGGATGTTTCAGCACCGCTGGACCGTTGAGGATTTCAGGCCGATCATTGAGACGTGCCTTGATCAGTTTGGCGCTGACCGCTGTATGTTTGGCTCCAACTTTCCGGTGGATAGCCTTTATTCAGACTATGAGACTCTGTTCCGGGCACATGAGAGTTTGGTTCCGGATAGCCTTAGATCACAGGTCATTGGGGAAACCGCAGCACGTTTTTACAGGTTCTGA
- a CDS encoding ester cyclase: MNDLQAAKAVVRAFYADLDAPDTNLEAALIRHTSADYLWRGFHPFNEVTEAAEVARQFWTPLRKSLTSLQRREDIFFAGRNQMDDFQGIWVVSMGHLMGLFDTPFVGIPPTGKIAMLRYCEFHRVENGKIAQTAMYFDLPHLMAQAGLTAFPGQTAAQLVQPGPMTHDGLLFDAQPDHEGEVTLAVINRMIGELGQWDNKLSLEDELRQTWCEDMLWWGPTGIGATYTIARYAQQHSGPFRAAFSDRSKTAHTARLAEGTYGGFAGWPNFTARLSGDFMGRNATNERGEFRVIDIYRRSGDKLAENWIFIDLLHFWKGQGYDVLQQLSDGTLA; the protein is encoded by the coding sequence ATGAACGATCTTCAGGCAGCAAAAGCCGTCGTGCGGGCCTTCTACGCCGATCTGGACGCTCCGGATACGAATCTTGAAGCGGCTCTGATTCGACATACATCAGCCGATTACCTGTGGCGCGGGTTCCACCCGTTCAATGAGGTGACTGAGGCTGCTGAGGTCGCCCGCCAGTTCTGGACGCCATTGCGCAAAAGCCTCACATCGTTGCAGCGGCGTGAGGATATTTTCTTTGCCGGGCGCAATCAGATGGACGATTTCCAAGGCATCTGGGTGGTGTCCATGGGGCATTTGATGGGGCTGTTTGACACGCCATTTGTTGGCATTCCGCCCACGGGCAAGATTGCGATGCTGCGCTATTGCGAGTTTCACCGGGTTGAAAACGGCAAGATTGCCCAGACCGCGATGTATTTTGATCTCCCGCATCTGATGGCGCAGGCTGGTCTCACAGCTTTTCCCGGTCAGACTGCCGCGCAGTTGGTCCAGCCGGGGCCAATGACGCATGACGGCCTGCTGTTTGACGCGCAACCAGACCACGAAGGTGAGGTGACACTGGCCGTGATCAACCGCATGATCGGTGAACTGGGGCAGTGGGACAACAAACTCAGTCTTGAGGATGAGTTGCGCCAGACCTGGTGTGAAGACATGTTGTGGTGGGGGCCGACCGGCATCGGCGCGACCTACACCATCGCGCGCTATGCTCAGCAGCATTCCGGCCCGTTTCGCGCGGCCTTCTCGGACAGATCCAAGACTGCTCATACAGCGCGTCTCGCCGAAGGTACCTATGGCGGCTTTGCCGGTTGGCCAAATTTCACCGCGCGCCTAAGCGGCGACTTCATGGGCCGCAATGCGACCAATGAACGGGGCGAATTCCGAGTGATTGATATTTACCGGCGTAGCGGTGACAAACTTGCAGAAAACTGGATCTTCATCGATCTGCTGCATTTCTGGAAGGGGCAGGGATATGATGTCCTGCAACAGCTCAGCGACGGGACCCTTGCATGA
- a CDS encoding ABC transporter ATP-binding protein: MAQIELRNISKRWGSFVGVDNFDLTIADKEFLVLLGPSGCGKTTTMRMIAGLESASDGDILVDGNRVNELEPKDRDVAMVFQSYALYPNMNVYENIRFPLKVRGVDAKVHDEKVRRASAMVELDEFLHRKPAELSGGQRQRVALARAIVREPNVFLMDEPLSNLDAKLRVSTRAQIKNLSHELAVTTIYVTHDQIEAMTLADRVVVMNKGVVQQVGSPTEIYDRPANAFVASFIGSPAMNLMEGGLSGGRFTAQHTDIAGLSGPDGPVTLGFRAEDASVVESGGQINAPIYTMELLGDATMVTVRIGGVLVSVKADKTFRAEIDDMVSIHVPTDHCHLFDTQTGARLGG, encoded by the coding sequence ATGGCACAGATAGAGCTGCGTAATATCAGCAAGCGTTGGGGCAGCTTTGTCGGGGTTGATAATTTCGACCTGACCATCGCAGACAAAGAGTTTCTGGTCCTCTTGGGGCCGTCGGGCTGTGGCAAGACCACGACGATGCGAATGATTGCCGGGCTAGAGAGCGCCAGCGATGGCGATATCCTGGTGGATGGCAACCGCGTCAACGAGCTTGAGCCGAAGGACCGGGACGTTGCTATGGTGTTCCAAAGCTACGCGCTCTATCCAAACATGAACGTCTACGAAAACATCCGCTTCCCGTTGAAGGTGCGCGGTGTTGACGCCAAGGTCCATGACGAGAAAGTCCGTCGGGCCAGTGCCATGGTTGAGCTGGACGAGTTCCTGCATCGCAAACCGGCAGAACTGTCAGGTGGCCAGCGCCAGCGAGTGGCTTTGGCCCGGGCCATCGTTCGCGAACCAAACGTGTTCTTGATGGACGAACCGCTGTCGAACCTGGATGCCAAATTGCGGGTCTCTACCCGCGCGCAGATCAAAAATCTCAGCCACGAACTGGCCGTGACAACGATCTATGTGACCCACGACCAAATCGAGGCTATGACGCTCGCCGACCGCGTGGTGGTCATGAACAAAGGTGTCGTCCAGCAGGTCGGCAGCCCGACAGAGATCTACGACCGCCCCGCCAATGCCTTTGTCGCAAGCTTCATCGGCTCGCCTGCGATGAATCTGATGGAGGGCGGTCTCTCCGGCGGACGGTTCACCGCACAGCACACGGATATTGCGGGGCTGTCCGGCCCGGATGGCCCGGTCACATTGGGCTTTCGCGCCGAGGATGCAAGCGTTGTGGAGAGCGGCGGCCAGATCAACGCCCCGATCTACACGATGGAGCTCTTGGGCGATGCGACCATGGTCACGGTCCGCATTGGCGGCGTCCTGGTTTCGGTCAAGGCAGACAAGACCTTCCGCGCAGAGATTGACGATATGGTGTCGATCCATGTGCCCACCGATCACTGCCACCTGTTTGACACACAAACAGGTGCGCGGCTGGGGGGGTAA
- a CDS encoding ABC transporter substrate-binding protein: protein MKFTHIALASSVLAFAATAGSACEISARVNIVGNEFPAIHSVADAAKECTGGEVKANLTADHQKINVAGMTGNPAEYTSAIIANSSIVALMNEDVIRPLDDLVAKHGDGLQKTQLITIDGKIMAVAFMANAQHLVYRADVLEEIGVEPPKSYEDLLAAAKMIREKGIMENPVGGAYKAGWNLAQEFNNMYLGHGGSFFEPGSAKVSINNEQGVAALEMMKSLSEYMNPDFLTHDSNATNTEFRAGNVALMNMWGSRAATLADADGVVQEVKDHMAISGPLTVAGGSDAASTLWWDGWTVAKNIPDAEAEATFIALTHGIRPEMLNEETAPQAVWLIDGYEPTDAAQGVFEAVQMSTSPYPMLPYMGLLHTALGAELSDFMQGKESAAQALADTEAAYTAAAKEKGFLN, encoded by the coding sequence ATGAAATTCACACATATTGCACTTGCCAGCTCGGTTCTGGCCTTTGCCGCAACCGCAGGTTCTGCCTGCGAAATTTCGGCACGGGTCAATATCGTAGGCAATGAATTCCCCGCCATCCACTCAGTCGCCGATGCGGCCAAAGAGTGCACCGGCGGCGAGGTCAAAGCGAACCTGACCGCAGATCACCAGAAGATCAACGTGGCGGGCATGACCGGCAATCCGGCGGAATACACCTCTGCCATCATTGCAAACTCTTCCATCGTGGCCCTTATGAACGAAGACGTCATTCGCCCGCTGGATGACCTGGTTGCCAAACACGGGGATGGGCTGCAGAAAACCCAGCTGATCACCATTGATGGCAAGATCATGGCCGTGGCCTTCATGGCAAATGCCCAGCATTTGGTCTATCGCGCCGACGTGCTGGAAGAAATTGGTGTCGAACCTCCCAAGAGCTACGAAGACCTGTTGGCCGCCGCCAAGATGATCCGCGAAAAGGGCATTATGGAAAACCCGGTTGGCGGCGCTTACAAGGCCGGCTGGAACCTGGCTCAGGAATTCAACAACATGTATCTGGGCCATGGCGGCAGCTTCTTTGAGCCGGGCAGCGCCAAGGTCTCGATCAACAATGAGCAGGGCGTCGCGGCGCTGGAAATGATGAAGTCGCTGTCGGAATATATGAACCCCGACTTCCTGACCCACGATTCCAATGCCACCAACACTGAGTTCCGCGCTGGCAACGTGGCACTGATGAACATGTGGGGTAGCCGTGCTGCAACTCTGGCCGATGCCGACGGCGTTGTGCAGGAGGTAAAGGATCACATGGCCATCTCCGGTCCGCTGACCGTCGCCGGTGGATCTGATGCGGCCTCCACTCTGTGGTGGGACGGCTGGACCGTAGCCAAGAACATTCCAGACGCCGAAGCTGAAGCAACCTTCATCGCGCTGACCCATGGCATCCGCCCCGAGATGCTGAACGAAGAAACCGCCCCTCAGGCAGTCTGGCTGATCGACGGCTATGAGCCCACCGATGCCGCGCAAGGTGTCTTTGAGGCCGTGCAGATGAGCACCAGCCCCTACCCGATGCTGCCCTACATGGGGTTGCTGCACACCGCGCTGGGTGCTGAGCTGAGCGATTTCATGCAAGGCAAGGAAAGCGCCGCGCAGGCTCTCGCAGATACCGAAGCTGCCTATACCGCTGCTGCCAAGGAAAAGGGGTTCCTCAACTAA
- a CDS encoding carbohydrate ABC transporter permease, which translates to MKHRTFFWFFLPTGLAMLLFIALPIVSVLFQSVHTPHDAVLVTVENCGPFGCKEETTIDQEATRALRDAEPLGKFVGLQIYFDRGHLAVSEVAEAWRSTDSISGFLSEINDLPFYRAMAFTLTYTFTVTPLLIVLGLMIALAVNSLNRHLKGLVIFFSLLPMIVTPLIGSLILFWMIDSRGVLGSALQYLADDPTLSLKASTGLTWIMLIVYGVWNSAPFAFVVFYAGLQTLPQDQLESAQIDGATRWQRIRYVVIPHLMPLVTFVALIQLMDNFRVFEPIIGFNAEAHATSFSWIIFNDMGGETRLLSSAATTSVLTILGVAVLLTPVLIRTWQDFKGKT; encoded by the coding sequence ATGAAACACCGCACCTTTTTCTGGTTCTTCCTACCCACTGGGCTTGCGATGCTGCTATTTATCGCCCTACCCATCGTGTCGGTGTTGTTCCAGTCCGTTCATACGCCACATGATGCCGTTCTGGTGACGGTTGAAAACTGCGGCCCCTTTGGCTGCAAGGAAGAAACCACCATCGACCAGGAGGCCACACGTGCCCTGCGCGATGCAGAGCCACTGGGCAAATTTGTCGGCCTCCAAATCTATTTTGACCGGGGCCATCTGGCCGTGAGCGAGGTTGCAGAAGCGTGGCGAAGCACCGACAGCATCAGTGGCTTTTTATCCGAAATCAATGATTTGCCCTTCTATCGCGCGATGGCCTTCACTTTGACCTATACCTTCACGGTGACACCGTTGCTGATTGTGCTCGGTCTGATGATCGCGCTTGCTGTGAACTCGCTCAACCGACATCTCAAAGGTCTGGTGATATTCTTTTCACTGCTGCCGATGATCGTTACGCCGCTGATTGGCTCACTGATCCTGTTCTGGATGATCGACAGCCGCGGTGTGCTCGGATCCGCGCTGCAGTATTTGGCCGATGACCCGACACTATCGCTCAAGGCCTCGACCGGGCTGACCTGGATCATGCTGATCGTCTATGGCGTCTGGAACTCAGCTCCCTTTGCCTTTGTGGTATTCTACGCAGGTCTGCAAACCCTGCCACAGGACCAGTTGGAAAGCGCGCAGATCGACGGTGCTACGCGCTGGCAACGCATCCGCTATGTTGTCATACCGCATCTGATGCCTCTGGTGACATTTGTCGCGCTCATTCAGTTGATGGACAATTTCCGCGTTTTCGAACCTATCATCGGCTTTAACGCTGAGGCGCATGCGACCTCATTCAGCTGGATCATCTTCAACGACATGGGCGGTGAAACCCGGCTGTTGTCCTCGGCCGCGACCACATCCGTCCTTACCATTCTCGGCGTTGCCGTACTGCTGACCCCGGTGCTGATCCGGACCTGGCAGGATTTCAAGGGGAAGACTTAA
- a CDS encoding carbohydrate ABC transporter permease: protein MSSSAATRRPLGLRLLVNGFILFWLTLAAFPFLWTFWGSFKVELDFFSIADWTNALTGTLTKATHGSSVTGAGYKGAWIQEEFWKAGINTTLVCIFVVMTSLTIGTLGGYALSRSGYRYTFWLLIAALIFRAMPPITLVAGYLLPFFEWNLWGHLATTVIVLVAINQPFTLWMLHSFFQSIPKELDESAKVDGCTQLQAFRHVIIPVMWPGVITTGLFSFLLAYNDFAVTSILLSKDNQTMIPKIASFMGTTQTEGNVMFAVAAVVSATAPLFVLVMFFQRQIVSGLTAGAVKG from the coding sequence ATGAGCAGTTCCGCCGCCACCCGCCGCCCATTGGGCCTTCGCCTGCTGGTCAATGGTTTCATCCTGTTCTGGCTCACTCTCGCCGCCTTTCCGTTTCTCTGGACTTTCTGGGGTTCCTTCAAGGTCGAGCTTGATTTCTTCTCTATCGCTGACTGGACAAACGCGCTGACCGGCACGCTCACCAAGGCGACGCATGGCTCATCCGTGACCGGTGCCGGTTATAAAGGAGCCTGGATCCAGGAGGAATTCTGGAAAGCAGGTATCAACACCACGCTGGTTTGTATCTTCGTGGTCATGACTTCTCTGACAATCGGGACACTGGGCGGCTATGCGCTGTCCCGCTCCGGCTATCGCTATACTTTCTGGCTGCTGATCGCCGCGCTGATTTTCCGGGCGATGCCACCAATCACCCTGGTTGCCGGGTACCTGCTGCCGTTTTTTGAATGGAACCTCTGGGGACATCTCGCAACGACGGTCATTGTTCTGGTGGCGATCAACCAGCCTTTCACCCTGTGGATGCTGCACTCGTTCTTCCAGTCGATCCCGAAAGAACTGGACGAAAGCGCCAAGGTCGATGGTTGCACCCAGCTTCAGGCTTTCCGCCACGTGATCATCCCGGTGATGTGGCCCGGCGTCATCACCACCGGCCTGTTCTCCTTCCTGCTGGCCTACAATGATTTTGCCGTCACATCGATACTGCTGAGCAAGGACAATCAGACCATGATCCCGAAGATCGCCAGCTTCATGGGCACCACCCAGACCGAAGGCAACGTGATGTTTGCCGTGGCCGCCGTGGTCTCTGCCACAGCCCCGCTTTTTGTGCTGGTGATGTTCTTTCAGCGTCAGATCGTGAGCGGCTTGACCGCAGGCGCGGTCAAAGGATGA
- a CDS encoding ester cyclase, whose translation MKGSRPEQAVLTKDTDMSKTDDTRRVIEEMVDGLNDHRIGDIGEFFSDGFRWMGNQGCGTKTGLKEFQDNWQRPFQAAFSDKVCIDEARLYMGEWAAAFGRQEATHSGTFLGIAPTGKRVEIRYMDFWKVVDGKIVDNWVNVDFAHVAAQLGVDLFNGEGWEAFDRGEKQPPRPDNKG comes from the coding sequence ATGAAAGGCTCTCGCCCAGAACAAGCCGTGCTGACCAAAGACACGGATATGAGCAAGACAGACGACACCCGCCGCGTCATCGAAGAGATGGTGGATGGGCTGAACGACCACCGCATCGGCGACATTGGCGAGTTTTTCTCCGATGGTTTTCGCTGGATGGGCAATCAGGGATGCGGCACCAAAACCGGGCTGAAGGAATTTCAGGACAACTGGCAGCGTCCGTTTCAGGCTGCCTTCTCCGACAAGGTCTGCATCGACGAGGCCCGCCTCTACATGGGCGAATGGGCTGCGGCCTTTGGTCGCCAGGAAGCCACCCACAGCGGCACCTTCCTTGGCATCGCCCCCACCGGCAAACGGGTGGAGATCCGTTACATGGACTTCTGGAAAGTCGTTGACGGCAAGATCGTGGACAATTGGGTCAACGTCGATTTTGCCCATGTCGCCGCTCAGCTTGGCGTCGATCTGTTCAACGGCGAAGGCTGGGAAGCATTTGATCGTGGCGAAAAGCAACCGCCGCGACCCGACAACAAAGGATAA